TACCATACCTAGGAACAATGGTTGATTGAACGTTATGTGATATCTCCGTAACTCCTGTGTCCTGAAATAGTGAAATATAGTTCAGTTAAGCTATCCTAGTGAGCCTAagaaatatatataattaaaaaaattatcctCTGTCCCAATTTAACTGTCGCCCAGGAACAGGGATTCCCCTCCCAGGCGCGCTTTCCTAGCGATAGTTAAagcgggacggagggagtaaattATATTGTTGCATAATCCTAGAAGCCGCCTAGATCCTTCGGAAATAAGCAAAAAGTTATTGAAATGTCTCTAAAATTAGAGTTTTCTACTtattagatcttgaaaaactgagaGCGATATAGTTCAGGAAAAATTACTCAAAGGTCCATCTTATTTGTTGTATTATGATTTGCTACAAAGGCCGTATTATTTTACCATGGTTTGGTTTTCCTCATTCATATGCCCGAGACATAATTATAATTCGTTTTTTACTGAAGCGACATGTTTAGGTCATGGCACCCTAGTTTAGGTATGCGCGCTTTGCATGAATGGTAAGAGATTATATATCATTGCAAACTAGGAAGGCAAACAAAGAATACAAAGCAAAGCACGATCACACATTAATAATGAGTATATAAGCATACCGGATCGAGCCAAATGTTGCCGAACTATCAACTTGCAGTGTCAATAAAAATAGTGTCCAAATGAAGGGGCCAAAACAACATAAAGGTAGTAGTAGTGGTTGTAGGAGAGTAGGTAGTGGTGGTGGGTAGTACCGTAGTAGTGGTGGTGGTAGTAGTAGTATATAGAAGAGATTAGCCTTTGCTATGGAATCAATTGtatggaaaaagaaaagctcAGTATCAAACTAATCAACGTCAAAGTAGTAACGAAATAATTGCAATATTAGGACCGCAAACATTGACGAATCAGCTCTTATGAAGTTTGGGAATGACCGGGTTTATACCTGTGGCTGCCGGGCCGGAGCTTGACCGCCAGCCTGAATCGTTAACAGCACGATGGTGGTGTGGGCGTTGATGGCGAAGGACGCCAGCATCACTTTATTCAAGATGTCATCTTTCACCCGGCGCAGCTGCTTGGACAGGTCCCCGGCCGCGATGAGGCGGCGGACGGTGGTCCTCTCCTGGCACGCCGCGATAAGCTTGAGGGCCTGCTCGAGCGTCTCCTCCAGGTCCTCCAGCGCGCCGCTCATCGCCGGGCTGCCATTCATCATCCCCGTCTGCTGCAGCTGTGACAGAATGGCGCTGAACCTGAGCACCCTCTTTCTGATCTCGCAGCACTCGTCCTCATTGTGGCGAGCCTTGTCCACGGCCTCCTTGATCTTGAGCCCAATCTTGACGATCTTCTCCACGGTGGCCACCGGATCGGCCATCGATCATCTATGCCTGCCCCTCCTGTCAGGCTGTCACATAAGGCAGGCAGTGCTAATCTGCACTGCAAAAACTAAACTGGAATACAAACATCTGAACTGAAGACCAAATTGAGATCAAGTAATTAACTTTCTTGTCAAGTGTAGCAATAGATCAATTAAATGGATTGATTCTTCTCACCAGTATATATCTTCGTCACTGCTCTCCTAGTTGCCGCACAGCCGGTTGAGACTTGAGAGTAGAggctcgccaccttcgtcttcTTCGGTACACCGTCGGGTTTCAGAGTTGGTGGGATTGTTAGCTAGGTGAGAAGACCTGCGGAGTCATGGCGATCAGTCGAGGTCTTTTGCAAAAGGAAACGAAGCGATCGAAACGCAATGGATGGTTCCGTTTTCCTTATCCACAGGAAAGGAAAGCCGCGTCGATCGGGGTCAAGTCAAACCGTGTGGAAGTGGAGCTCCCTCGTGGCCGGCCAAGCTGTAGCAGTCTGTAGTACACTCCAATCAGTTTCTGACTATAGAGGCCCCAGTTTTTGTTTTACTCCATTTTATTACGTGGCAAGCAGTCCAGCACGATACTGTCTCCATGTTCAAATGTAAGATATTTTGATTTGTCCTaatcaaaattttaaatttgatcaaatttatagaaaagagtTATAATATTTTGAATACCAAATGAGAATAATTAAATCCATTATGAAATGTATTCTCATAATTAAAACTTAAACTACTTTAACTTATGACAAAGCAAAATGCCTTACATTtcaaaatggagggagtatgcagCATGGAACGGGATGGAGAAGTGAAAATGATAGGTCTTGTAACTTATTAGAGATTCACATGATTGTATATAGAGATTTTATCATGGGGAACaaatcaggtgcaaaccaacctctccgtgcaaaccaTGCAAACTTCGATCTGGgccattggatcaacatccaaggggaggggcgcagggggTGAGAGGGGGATTTGTAAAAGTGTGAATACCCAATCCAAGGGCAGGcagttaattataaaattacccAATCTCTCATGcctcttggatgttgatccggtggtccagattgaagtttaCACGGTTTGTATGGAGATGTTGGTTTGCACATGATATATTCCCTTTATCCTGAGTGAATACCAATCTACAACTTTCCTGCGTAAAGCACAAGGCCATCTCCAGAAATTTGGGGTCCAGTGTGAAATGCAAAATGGGCCCTAAAATCCTccaaagatcaaagaaaatataGTTGAATTTATTCATTTAATTCGACCGTCCGTGATAGATAACACTGCTCACCTCACATTGGTGCTAGTGGCTGGCCGCCAGCGTGGGTCCCGGTGATTGCCCAAATGGGGATttgcggagcgccgccgcccgccaggaAGGAGGGAAGGTGGAAGTACAGTAGTCTCTTGTTGAAACCAAGCTTACCAGCCGGCGGCAGGGACGACAATCGACAGGACGTGCATGAGAAAAGCTGAAGCGGAATTCTGCTGAAGGAACCATCCGTACGTGCCCAGCAAGAACAGAAGAAGCTGGGAAGAAGAAGGTATATAACCGGATGGCAAGTGGAAGAAGGCTTCGACGAGGCAAGGGAATTTCTACAAGCACCTTCCGCCCCCTCTCCTGTACACAGTACACTGGCTGGAGCACCAGAAGCCCCCGCCGGGGGACGGCCGGGCGGCAGAGGAGCGGCCTGATTGATTGGCCTTGGCGGACGCGAAGGCCGAAGGCCACCCATCGAACTCCCAGGTCTCGCAAGGAAGAGGAAGAGTGATCGTCTCTTGCGATGCGCCGATCTCGGCCGCACAGAATCCATCGGACGGCCAATAAGCACcctggggtggacggtatttcaaataccgtccaccccgggaTCGCCTGGGCGCCGGCGAGTCCTCGTGGGCATCGCCTGCAAGGCTGCGCCGGCGCCAACTCGAAGACGACCAGACGTTTGCGCTCGCGGCGAACGGTGCGATGGTCGCCTGCGTAAGGAACATCCCGGACAGTAGCCTCGGCGCCCTGCTCGGCTTGCTCAAGGGCTACGCCGGCCTCTGCAGCGCCATCCTTGCGCAAGCACGGGCGGAGCCTGCGTCGCCGCCACAGGCTCTCGCCCCTCCTCCGCATCCTCCTCGCCGCTGCCAGAGCTCACGGCCGGAAGTCTGCGCCGAGACTAGGATGGCAGCGGCGGGTCTTTTCATCTTTCTCGCGAGCTCGACCTCGACCTCCTCGCTCAGCTTGCATCTGGTCAGGGCCGGTCCTGAGATTTCAGGGGGCCTGAGCGAAACTAAAAGTAGGGCCCTATAGTACTAATAATGTAGTGTTATTATTATATACTCTCCCCGTTCTAATATGTAggttgttttgacttttctagattcatagtgtttgctatgcatctagatataacaATATGTCTAagtacatagcaaaatatatgaatctagaaaagtcaaaatgacttacattttggaacggaggaagtagTAGCGTAGTGTTAATAATAGTAATAATGTTATCAACTAACAAAAAACCCTCAGTGTGCATAATATGCATATCGAACAATATACATTACTTTTCTTGATTGAGACATTACATATCTCtaatgcttcttcaacaatctAAATGTTATTTTAGCTAATGCAATATTTTTTAGATGAAATTACTATGATAGAGATTAAAATAGAATAACTAGTAATTAAAAGCTATCGCAAAGCTACAAGGGTACAATGAAATCCCGTTATCATCAATCCATCGACCATCAACAGTCAACGATGTCCGATCAATGGAATATTAGTGGCTTACCGCAAATTCATAAATCAGCCAAGAAATATTAAATTATCAATTCATCTAATGAATAATCATCTTGTGATCTAGAACTAGGGAGCATTACAGCATGCGTAAGGGCATTAGGGGCTCAGGAAATTGGGCGAATGTTATACCTCTCTGCTTGCTTTTGCTCCCGACGCCGTGCACTCCCCAGCGGCCGTGGCTTGCTGGCTCGTCAAGAAAGCGCGGCGGCCGCTCAATCGTCCCCGCACGGAGACATGAGCGCTCAAGGCTGCGATCGACCCCGCCGTCATGCCTTGCCTAGCCGCCATATATGCGTCGACCAGGTGCCTGCGGTCTGTCAGAATGGCAACTCGACCAATCGAGCCGAGCGCCGAGCGCCGAGCGCCGGCGATACGGCCTGGTTTCGTTCTCTCGACTCGTGTGGTAATAGGTTGGAAAAGACGGAAAAAAAGAAGGCGCGATCCGCGGATGGGATGATAATCACTAAATAAAAGGAACGAGATCACGAGAAGACGCGCGGCCTGGTGCTGCGACGGTTCGCTCGATGCTCGGTACGCTGTATATGTACTAATCTGTAGTATACATGTACCTGGAAAGGGGCCCCCATGATTTCTGGGGCCCGGGGCGGCCGCCCCGCtcgcccccccctcccccctcaggGCCGGGCCTGcatctaggggtggtaatgggcatGGTCATAAtggtctcttcacagcccaataaagcccttaaaatttttagttcaaaaatacatgtgtttagagcccggcccttttagggcccgatccttagattttctagttcaaaatgttaggccctttaccacccctacctgcATCTGGTGGAGGCCCCAGGCCGGATCGTCGGCGGCGGTGTCCTCCACCCACCTGCGGCTAGGCCGCGCGGAGGGCATTCCGTGGGGAGGCTTCTTGGTGGCGGAGGCCAGGAGGGTGGGGCTGCAGATCTGCCCGCCCGTTATCAGGGCCCTCGCGGCTGTTTCGTGGGGGCGGCGGTAGGCCGGCCTCCATCAAGGGGATGCGTTTTTCGGCCATGGGAGGTGGACCGTCGGTGTGCCGCTCTGGTCTGGCTTGTCCCCGTGGCGAGTGACCGGCGGCCAGCAGCCTGGCACGCCCACCGTGGCGGGggctcggcggccggcggcggcggctcgggccaTGAGgttcggcggcggtgggcggggTCCTCCCCTACCGCATCGCTGTTGGCAGCGGCGGGCCGCAGCTCCGACACACGCGGCGGTGATTGCGTGCGTGCAATCGGCGTCTATTGGGCTAAGCTCCAACCGGAGGACCATTGTCTCTTGGCGGCGACAACCTTCTTCTTGGCTGAGGAGCGGGAGGATCTCAGGCGAAAGCCTTGCTTGGCATTGTGCCGGTGCTGATGACGATGATGCCCATAGGCGCCATTTTCTTCTTGGGGGCGTCATCATTTTACATCCCGTCTCTTTGTCGATTGGGACTCCTggtgaaaacaaaaaaaaatagcgACGACGGCGCCTTCGGCGTCGCTTCCTCGTTGGAGGCGTCGCTTTTGGAGTTCCTAAAGGTGGAGGTTTACGTAAAGAGACATGCAGAGTACAGATGATCCGGACATCAAGTTTCTAAGTAGACAGTGATGTGATGGATTGGTGATGTGGAAAGAGGTTGCAAGGTTgaagagcaagagcaagaacaagaagaagattgAAGCTGTCTTCtagcttttttttgttttttagatTTTTATTTTCGTGAAAGCTCTCGTTTGAGGTTTAGAGCCTAAAAACTCTTATAACTCGAGGGTCTAATCCCTCTTTTGACCGTAAACACTCTTTCTTGAGAGTGTTCAAGGCCGGGACAtccctttatctaaaaaatatCCTCGCGCAGGCTGCTACCTCGTCgtctacggcggcggcgacgccaggTCGTGCCTGCTGCCTACGCGCCGGCCGGGGCAGAGTGCGAGATGCAGCGGAGGCCGGAGGCGGCGACATGTTACTCCGCTTGCTCTACATTTCCACCGCGCTTGCGGCGCACGTCCTCGTCGTGCACAGACAGACAAGCTTCTCGCGCGCCGCGtcagccaccgcccaccgggCTCCTCCTGCTTCGATCTCCTCCAACCCCTCGCCGTCGTCTTCACGCGGGAGTACCGGATGGAGACCGAGCTTGAGGAGTCGCTGCTCGCGGCGCCCACGCCACGGTGGCCGCCGTCGATAAAAGTACCGCCTTCCCAATGGCAGGAGCAGTACCGGTGActacgccgccgccatcctcttCCCTCGGCTCCTGGTTGACAAGCACATTCAAGCCGCCGGTGCACGGGGAGGAGGCTCTCGTGAGCGTGGAATGCAGATCCTTTTCGTGGCCATCACCTGCGGCTCCCGCGCGGCACGCTGACGGCGATCGACAACATGGGGCAGATCTGGAGCCGGGGGCGGACTGTGAACGCGGTCGGCAGACATGGCGCCGTGCTGTGCAGCAGCGAGGAGCTTCATGAGCCGAGCCGGccgggggacggcggcggagcgagcGGCCTGATCGAACTCCAAGCCTCCATGTCTcgcgaggaaggggaggacTCTCTGGCGAAGCGCCAATCCGAGCCGCACATGCTTGATCGGACGACTGCTAGgcacccaggggtggacggtatttcggaCGGTATCCCCGTgggggcgcgagagcgccgtctccgCCGCGCGCCATGGCTCGCCCGAGCGCCGGCGACTCCCGGAGGCCAGTCCAGTGCCTAAGGCGTCTTTCATCCTGCATaccgtgccgccgcctcctcctctcgcgTCCGCCGTGCGCTGGCCTCCGTCGTGCGCTCCCAGTGCCCGTCTTTCCCCTTGTAGCCCCGCCGGCAACTGCACTCACGCACGGGCACCACCAGCTCGCTCTGCAGCGACGAGCCTGCAGCGTGGATTTTGCAGTCTATCGCTGATTTCAGCCGACCATTTTTGGATGGATTCGTTGGACAGAACATCGATCAGATGCCAGTCCAGTCAGACATTAAGCTTCAGATGCTTATCGCTATCGCTAGTCGCTGCACCTGATGAGTGATGACACAATCAGCCGAATCTTCAGGTGTCAGTTCATAGTGGCAGCCATTTTACCGAGCACTCAACGGAATCCATACATGATTAAATCCAGAGGTGCTTCAACTTTACTGTGCATTGGGCATTGCAGcagttctgaacttctgaactcTTGAACAGACGACGTGATCACAACAGATTCTGCTGCTGTCGGGAACAGTTCGCGCTTGTTTGCAAGAGAAGAAGAGCAGAACCATGAGAAAGTAGTAATACGCATGCAATCTTTGTGGCACTGAAACCAGTCGAAGAACAAGATCATGAGAATTTGTTCTTCCCTTCTGCTTGAGCTTGCCATATTGTCATACCCGGAACGGAAACAGTGGTACTGTAGCCTGAAAATTGGATGTCATGGGTTGATTTCGTAGTATATACTTGCCATTTACTGTCCATTTTCAGGCAGTCTGATCTTGCTCCTCTGATAGCACCACCTGCTCCACCAAATCCCATAATTGCATAATTGTACAAAGCTAGCCATCTGCTGAACTGAGTCCATCCTCCACAAGCCTGAAGCCCCTTGTCCAACTCTGGTGCATTATTAGTTCATCCCTGACCACCCTGTCCTTTCTCCGTGACAAGTACCAGAATTTTGCCTTTCTACCGTCTCCAGTACTTAGTGCTGTATGATTTGCACTCCAGCAGGTCCAGTCTCAACGTCTTGACAAGGTTGCCCATGAATACTAATTTGAGTTTTTTACCGTCTCCAATGCTTAATGCATATGCCAAAAGGACATGGAACTGCTTACTTCATTAGTGGTATAGAATACTAATTTGAGTTGTCTTTACTCCTCGGTATGTATCAAGAGGTACTACTGAGATCAGCAAATTATAATTAGGGAGTTACCAAATTTTGTGGTAGCTCAAAAGAATCAAAGGTAAGACCAATGAAAAAATAGTGACAAGAGGCATATTAATATAGGGATCTAAAAAAAGATTCAGTGGTATACAAAACCAAATTGCGATCCTTTAAGAGTAGCCAAAATCCAAaacaaaagagagaggagaggtactGGAGAAGTGGTGACACTATCTGAATTTTTGCTCAAACAAAATATTTCTGATCAGGGCGCATCGTGTGAATCCTTGGTGATTCTGCTCTGTGTCATGCTATCATATTTCACTGCAGCAACATCATGAGACCAAGCAAACAAGGATGGAATATCTGAAGCACAGCTGGAAGTCTTAACATAGAAATCCAATTACCCAACAAGGAAAAGCAATTGATAACAATGATGGATATTCACCATCTTGCTGAAACAGTTTGTTCAGATTAATCAATCTACTTCAGTGTCTTGACTGAGTGAGGCCAAGGAGATTAGAAGCAACTTCTTGGAGAAACAAATGTACAGAATTGTTTATAGGACTATTTGTCAATGACCAATAGAAGGAAACCAACATACAAGTGAACTGGAGCAAGGCCAGAATGGCTTAGCAGATAACAAGAAACATTACCAAATTATTTTGCTCCGACCGAGCAGGATCTGGTCCCTTTATAGACTAGATACTACTGAACTTTCTGGTTACCGAACAGAAAGGATGAACTGAGCGGAGCAGAGCCGAAGGATGCAAAACGTCGTCCTTACAAACTGATGTCAGTATGCGCGGTGGCAAAATTACTTTGCTCTGAACAAGATCTTTTCACTCAGCTGTCCATGAAACGGCAAACAGGTGCACCGCCAAGACAACGTAAATCAAGAATTACTAAAGAGAAGAGGGAGGGGGAAACTGGACATCTGAGCCCATTATGGACAGCCGGACAGGATACTGAACTTTTTGCTTACCGAACTGAAAGGATTCAGAAACAGAGGATCCGGCTGAAAGATAGTCCCAAGGAGCAGTTCCTACTGAAGCATCATCCAGCGAGAAATTGGAATCTTGCAGAAATTCTGTATGATGCCAGTTGACCTGTCTGCAGACTCACTAGTGTTCTTGCCGTGCACTGTTGCTACTGCCAGCTCTGAAGTCTGGTGTGACCAATGAGCCTTAACAAGAGAGCTAGGAAGGCTGCTGTTACTGTCAATCTTCCATTTAACAGCATAGTGCAGATGAAGTTAACTCAGCTATATAGCACCAGCTCGCCACCATCTTCATTCGATTCCCTGGACACGCGCCATTGGTGAACAGGACATGGCAAATAAATGGCCAATAGCAGGATGCAGGGCATGGCAAATTTAACCCTATTGGCCTTCCGGCGAGGTAGTAGGATGGTGTGGGGCTTTGGGCACAGGCGCCGCAGAGACCAGGCCAGGCAGCGGTGGTCAGCGGCAAGCAAGGagcggggccggccggcgggggagCTCCGATCCGGCGAGGAACTCGAGAGGCATGGCTGGCGCTCGTGCACCTGGGCGCTGGCTGGAGTACCCGTCAGAGTCCAAGTCTGACtgaggaagatgaagaggagACTGTCTTGATCTGGGCGGCACATGCCCGGTCGGACGGCTACAAGGCacccagggggtggacggtgtttcaaataccgtccacccggacGGTATCccaaacaccgtccaccccgcGGGGTCGCGAGAACGCCATCTCCGGCGCACGCCATGGGTCGCCCGAGCGCCGGCGACTCCCGAAGGCCACCGCCTGTGGCGTCTTTGCTCCTgctaccgcgccgccgccgccgcagttcgCATCCACCATACGCCGGCGTCGTGCGCTCCCAGTGCGGGACTGCCGGGTTGGACTTGGACGTTGGACCGTCCACGACAGCCGCATCAGGTTTCTGCTCGGGCACGGAGACTGACCGTCCATGGAAGCCcaccggcgatggcgacggcgacggagaCGGAGACTGACCCTCCGGCAGGGCGCCGCGGAGCTCCGACGCAATCAGCTGAGACCGTCGCCGGCGAAGGGAGGAGAAGCTCGCCATGGCCACCGGCTGCTGCGCCTGACGAGGAAGAGGCCCACGTCGCATCGGACGGACGGTACAgcccaaggggtggacggtatttgaaaaaCCGTCCACCCGGTCGGTCCAAGAAATCGCCAGGATGCCGTCTCCGCCGCACGCCGAGGCTTGTCcgggcgccggcgagccccctaCTGCGATATGCTTCCTCTGGAGACCTtgaagcagcagccgccgccgccgccgcgctggcatCGTGAGCTCGCTGCCACGATGAGCACATCTGGTGGTCGGGTCGCGCCGGGTCTCAGCTTGTCCTCTTCGCCGGCCAACCGAGCGGCATTTCTACAAATCCTTTCCGCCGGCTCTCTCTCCTCCTGTACGCCGGAACTCCGTGATGAAGGCATGAAGCGTGCTCCATGCCACTCCGGCCAATGGCCAGCACCTGCGCGCGGTGTGCACTCGCCTCCATTCC
This genomic interval from Panicum virgatum strain AP13 chromosome 8K, P.virgatum_v5, whole genome shotgun sequence contains the following:
- the LOC120644829 gene encoding uncharacterized protein LOC120644829 isoform X4, which encodes MADPVATVEKIVKIGLKIKEAVDKARHNEDECCEIRKRVLRFSAILSQLQQTGMMNGSPAMSGALEDLEETLEQALKLIAACQERTTVRRLIAAGDLSKQLRRVKDDILNKVMLASFAINAHTTIVLLTIQAGGQAPARQPQDTGVTEISHNVQSTIVPRAMADLS
- the LOC120644829 gene encoding uncharacterized protein LOC120644829 isoform X1, whose protein sequence is MADPVATVEKIVKIGLKIKEAVDKARHNEDECCEIRKRVLRFSAILSQLQQTGMMNGSPAMSGALEDLEETLEQALKLIAACQERTTVRRLIAAGDLSKQLRRVKDDILNKVMLASFAINAHTTIVLLTIQAGGQAPARQPQDTGVTEISHNVQSTIVPRSELNGEKNKVRPGSEPPFATLSDLKKFSLSELYAAINDKNIIGTGSSCKVYKGVLNEGRMWPSRKLPAPLTIAGRAFTNSNF
- the LOC120644829 gene encoding uncharacterized protein LOC120644829 isoform X2 encodes the protein MADPVATVEKIVKIGLKIKEAVDKARHNEDECCEIRKRVLRFSAILSQLQQTGMMNGSPAMSGALEDLEETLEQALKLIAACQERTTVRRLIAAGDLSKQLRRVKDDILNKVMLASFAINAHTTIVLLTIQAGGQAPARQPQDTGVTEISHNVQSTIVPRSELNGEKNKVRPGSEPPFATLSGCTQ
- the LOC120644829 gene encoding uncharacterized protein LOC120644829 isoform X3, whose product is MADPVATVEKIVKIGLKIKEAVDKARHNEDECCEIRKRVLRFSAILSQLQQTGMMNGSPAMSGALEDLEETLEQALKLIAACQERTTVRRLIAAGDLSKQLRRVKDDILNKVMLASFAINAHTTIVLLTIQAGGQAPARQPQDTGVTEISHNVQSTIVPRLKKVQFIRVICRYK